In one window of Cytophagaceae bacterium ABcell3 DNA:
- the thrA gene encoding bifunctional aspartate kinase/homoserine dehydrogenase I, which translates to MKVLKFGGTSVGSPENIRQVVEILKGYNKSKTEIAVVFSAMSGITNQLVELSQKASESNESYLQILKEVENKHLAVVKELIDVKNQSHVVAHIKMIINELEDLLHGVFLLKERSPRTLDLALSFGERLSAYIISEFVNQSGIPCEYVDARELIKTDHTFGGAKIDFSVTDKNIKAYFSNKSKVQIITGFISSTEKNETTTLGRGGSDYTASVIGAALGAEEIEIWTDVDGVMTADPRTVKRAFSLPAISYVEAMEMSHFGAKVIYPPTLQPAFNKRIPIRIRNTFNPEFPGTKISEKTDSSNYIIKGISSIDNISLVTLQGSGMVGVPGISARIFGALAAKEVNVIMITQASSEYSICLAVDPADAEKAKDALEEEFAYAISISKIDRVKVENGLSILAIIGENMRNTPGISGKLFTALGKNGINVAAIAQGSSEFNLSVVINKVDLSKALNSLHEAFFLSDIKSLNLYVAGVGLIGGTLLNQIQKQAQELVEQKSLNINIVAVSNSRKMLFNDAGIDLQNWNDQLEKDGVKADMASFVKQMQELNLPNSVFVDCTSSGEVVKHYYSVLSTSISVVTPNKLGNSGLYSDYAKLQNAEKRHGVKFLYETNVGAGLPVINTLRDLKFSGDTIVRIEGILSGTLSYIFNTFKGDVQFSDVVRQAKEKGFTEPDPRDDLNGMDVARKILILSREAGYPLEFEDVEVENILPESCRNAETVDAFLDELEKNNKVFSDKRDQAEKEGKVLRFIAKLENGKATVALESVDSSHPFYSLSGSDNMISFTTERYMERPLVIKGPGAGAEVTAAGVFAEIISISNYLKG; encoded by the coding sequence ATGAAGGTTCTAAAGTTTGGCGGTACTTCAGTCGGATCACCAGAAAACATACGACAGGTTGTAGAGATACTGAAGGGTTATAATAAGTCTAAAACTGAAATAGCAGTTGTCTTTTCTGCTATGTCAGGTATTACAAACCAACTTGTAGAATTAAGTCAGAAAGCTTCTGAAAGTAATGAAAGCTACCTGCAGATTCTGAAGGAGGTAGAAAATAAGCACTTAGCTGTAGTAAAAGAACTTATTGATGTAAAGAACCAGAGCCATGTAGTAGCTCATATTAAAATGATCATCAATGAGTTGGAAGATCTTCTTCATGGGGTTTTCCTTTTAAAGGAACGTTCTCCAAGGACATTAGATCTCGCGCTCAGTTTTGGGGAAAGACTTTCTGCTTATATTATTTCTGAGTTTGTTAACCAAAGTGGTATTCCTTGTGAATATGTAGATGCAAGGGAGCTTATAAAAACAGACCATACTTTTGGCGGTGCTAAAATTGACTTTTCTGTTACCGATAAAAACATCAAGGCCTATTTTAGCAATAAGTCGAAGGTGCAGATCATAACCGGTTTTATCAGTTCTACCGAAAAGAACGAAACTACTACTTTAGGACGTGGAGGTTCGGATTATACAGCTTCGGTCATAGGAGCAGCACTAGGCGCAGAAGAGATTGAAATCTGGACTGATGTAGACGGTGTCATGACTGCCGATCCGAGAACGGTCAAGCGGGCATTTTCCCTGCCGGCCATTTCTTATGTAGAAGCTATGGAAATGTCGCATTTCGGGGCTAAAGTGATATACCCTCCGACATTGCAACCTGCTTTTAACAAAAGAATACCTATTCGTATAAGGAATACCTTTAACCCAGAATTTCCTGGCACAAAGATCAGTGAAAAAACTGATTCCTCTAACTATATTATCAAAGGTATATCTTCTATAGACAATATTTCTTTGGTTACCCTGCAAGGTAGCGGCATGGTAGGTGTACCTGGCATTTCTGCCCGTATTTTTGGGGCTTTGGCTGCAAAAGAAGTTAACGTAATTATGATTACTCAAGCTTCTTCTGAATATTCCATCTGCCTGGCAGTAGATCCTGCTGATGCTGAAAAAGCTAAAGATGCGCTTGAAGAAGAATTTGCCTATGCTATTTCTATCAGCAAAATTGACCGTGTGAAAGTGGAGAATGGCTTGTCAATTTTGGCCATTATAGGGGAGAATATGAGGAATACGCCTGGTATTTCCGGCAAGCTTTTTACAGCACTTGGGAAAAACGGGATCAATGTAGCGGCTATCGCTCAAGGATCTTCGGAGTTTAACCTATCTGTGGTAATTAATAAAGTAGACCTTTCGAAGGCGCTTAACTCACTACATGAAGCTTTCTTCTTGTCTGACATTAAGTCCCTTAACTTATATGTGGCAGGGGTAGGGCTTATTGGGGGGACACTCCTAAACCAGATCCAAAAGCAAGCGCAGGAGTTGGTAGAACAGAAGTCTCTCAATATCAATATTGTTGCTGTTTCGAACAGTAGAAAAATGCTTTTCAATGATGCGGGCATTGACCTTCAGAATTGGAATGACCAGCTTGAGAAAGATGGTGTGAAAGCAGATATGGCATCTTTTGTGAAACAAATGCAAGAGCTTAATCTGCCTAACAGTGTATTTGTAGACTGTACGTCGAGCGGTGAAGTGGTAAAGCATTACTATAGTGTGCTTTCTACGAGTATTTCTGTGGTTACGCCTAACAAACTTGGTAACTCTGGCCTGTATAGCGATTATGCAAAATTGCAGAATGCTGAAAAAAGGCATGGCGTTAAGTTCTTATACGAAACCAATGTAGGGGCGGGTCTTCCAGTAATCAATACGCTTAGAGACCTTAAGTTCAGTGGTGATACAATTGTCAGAATTGAAGGTATACTTTCTGGTACCTTATCATATATTTTCAACACTTTTAAAGGTGACGTGCAGTTTAGCGATGTGGTTCGCCAAGCAAAAGAGAAAGGGTTTACAGAACCTGACCCTCGCGATGACTTAAATGGTATGGATGTGGCCAGAAAGATCTTGATTTTATCAAGAGAGGCTGGTTATCCGCTAGAGTTTGAAGATGTAGAGGTTGAAAATATTTTGCCAGAATCGTGCAGAAATGCAGAGACTGTTGATGCCTTTTTAGATGAACTTGAAAAGAACAACAAAGTATTTTCAGACAAGCGTGATCAGGCAGAAAAAGAAGGCAAAGTTCTAAGGTTTATAGCTAAACTTGAGAACGGAAAAGCCACTGTAGCACTGGAAAGTGTTGATAGCAGTCATCCATTCTATTCGTTGTCTGGTAGTGATAATATGATATCTTTCACCACGGAGAGATATATGGAACGTCCTTTGGTGATCAAAGGCCCAGGAGCTGGTGCAGAAGTTACTGCAGCAGGTGTTTTTGCTGAGATCATCAGTATCAGTAATTATTTAAAAGGTTAA
- a CDS encoding DUF4846 domain-containing protein — protein MKFSIKHRLTSLFTLALFVCCSSNPDNYTQRAKAATNTSLKEKSKTDFTTDTSGITIDKRYKLNHPWQRTSAEAGSFAAFLRQLPLKPYGSPVLYFNGKEKQTPGVYDSVLDLDIGNKDLQQCADAIIRLRADYLFENARYEDIHFNLTNGFKVEYNRWRKGERVMVNGNKTWWEPKTIPSENYYPSYLEFVFMYAGTLSLSKELRPVSIKDIQMGDVFIQGGSPGHAVIVMDTAINTESGEKIFLLAQSYMPAQDIQILHNPSSPERSPWYAVDFGEELTTPEWTFKKTDLKRFPKE, from the coding sequence ATGAAATTCAGCATTAAACACAGGTTAACCTCCCTGTTCACATTAGCATTATTTGTTTGTTGTTCATCAAACCCGGACAATTATACCCAAAGAGCCAAAGCAGCTACCAATACCTCTTTGAAAGAAAAAAGCAAAACCGACTTCACGACTGATACCTCGGGCATAACCATTGACAAAAGATATAAGCTCAACCATCCATGGCAAAGGACTTCTGCCGAAGCAGGCAGCTTTGCTGCTTTTTTGAGACAGCTTCCTTTAAAACCATACGGAAGCCCTGTATTATATTTCAATGGAAAAGAGAAGCAGACTCCCGGGGTGTATGATTCTGTACTTGACTTAGATATAGGCAATAAAGATCTCCAGCAATGTGCAGATGCAATCATTAGGCTAAGGGCAGATTACCTTTTTGAAAATGCGAGGTACGAGGATATTCATTTTAATCTAACCAATGGCTTTAAAGTTGAGTATAACAGATGGCGAAAAGGTGAAAGGGTAATGGTAAATGGAAACAAAACCTGGTGGGAACCTAAGACTATCCCTTCCGAAAATTACTACCCAAGCTACCTGGAGTTTGTTTTTATGTATGCCGGCACGCTTTCTTTATCAAAAGAACTGAGACCTGTATCAATAAAAGATATCCAAATGGGCGATGTCTTCATCCAAGGAGGAAGTCCAGGCCATGCTGTTATCGTTATGGATACTGCCATTAACACGGAAAGTGGGGAGAAAATTTTCTTATTGGCACAAAGCTATATGCCAGCGCAAGACATTCAAATTTTGCATAATCCATCTTCACCGGAACGCTCACCTTGGTATGCCGTGGATTTCGGCGAAGAGTTGACCACCCCAGAATGGACATTTAAAAAAACGGACTTGAAACGGTTTCCTAAAGAATAA
- the mdh gene encoding malate dehydrogenase — MKVTVVGAGNVGATCADVLAYREIVNEVVLLDIKEGVAEGKALDMWQKAPVNQYDTRTIGVTNDYSKTADSDVVVITSGLPRKPGMTRDDLISTNAGIVKSVTENIMKYSPNCIIVVVSNPLDVMTYCAHLASKMPREKVIGMAGILDTARYRAFLASEIDCSPKEIQGMLLGGHGDTMVPLPRYTTVGGIPVTELVAKDKLDAIIDRTKNGGGELVKLMGTSAWYAPGSAAAQMVEAIVKDQRRILPCCIKLEGEYGISDCYLGVPVVLGKNGVEKVIELQLNDEEMELLQVSKKHVKEVMSVLDNMPAKA, encoded by the coding sequence ATGAAAGTAACAGTTGTTGGAGCAGGTAATGTTGGTGCAACCTGTGCAGATGTTCTTGCCTACAGAGAAATAGTTAACGAAGTTGTACTTCTTGATATCAAAGAAGGCGTAGCAGAAGGAAAAGCCCTTGATATGTGGCAAAAAGCTCCTGTTAACCAGTACGACACCCGTACAATAGGGGTTACAAATGACTACTCTAAAACTGCAGATTCTGATGTTGTGGTAATTACTTCTGGTCTTCCTAGAAAGCCTGGTATGACCCGTGATGACTTGATCAGTACCAATGCCGGTATTGTGAAGTCGGTTACGGAAAACATCATGAAATATTCTCCTAACTGCATTATTGTAGTGGTGTCTAACCCACTTGACGTAATGACATACTGTGCCCACCTTGCTAGCAAAATGCCTAGAGAAAAGGTGATTGGTATGGCAGGTATCCTTGATACTGCTCGTTACAGAGCGTTTCTTGCTAGCGAAATTGACTGTTCTCCAAAAGAAATTCAAGGTATGCTATTAGGTGGCCATGGTGATACAATGGTTCCACTTCCTAGATACACAACTGTAGGCGGTATTCCTGTAACTGAACTTGTTGCTAAAGATAAACTTGACGCTATCATTGATAGGACTAAAAATGGTGGTGGGGAATTGGTTAAACTAATGGGTACTTCTGCTTGGTATGCTCCTGGTTCTGCAGCAGCTCAAATGGTAGAAGCTATCGTTAAAGACCAAAGAAGAATTTTACCTTGCTGCATCAAGTTAGAAGGTGAGTATGGTATCAGCGACTGTTACCTTGGAGTACCTGTGGTACTTGGTAAAAACGGCGTTGAAAAAGTAATAGAGCTTCAGCTTAACGATGAAGAAATGGAGCTTCTTCAGGTTTCTAAGAAACATGTTAAAGAAGTAATGAGTGTGCTTGACAATATGCCTGCCAAAGCCTAA
- a CDS encoding homoserine kinase, whose product MNNNTPAPATGSKVKMKESIRVFASATVANVVCGFDVLGFAVDNPGDEVVLRKSDKPGLVITKVTGDEGRLPTEPERNTVGVSISNFLRHIGEDNLGIEIELHKKMPLGSGLGSSAASSVAGVFAVNQLLGNPFKQEDLLPFAMEGERIACGSAHADNVAPALFGGFVLVRSYDPLDVVRIPVPENLFCTIIHPQIEVQTKDARSILRKQIPMKDAVVQWGNVAGLISGLFMSDYDLIGRSMQDVIVEPVRSILIPGYHEVKESALQAGALGCGISGSGPSLFALSKDEDTAKSVGEEMSRAFQRMQIGSEVYVSRINNEGPLIIE is encoded by the coding sequence ATGAATAATAATACTCCGGCACCTGCTACCGGAAGTAAGGTGAAAATGAAAGAAAGTATTAGGGTATTTGCATCTGCCACTGTTGCAAATGTAGTTTGTGGTTTTGATGTGTTAGGATTTGCTGTAGACAATCCTGGTGATGAGGTTGTGTTGAGGAAAAGCGACAAACCGGGCCTGGTAATTACTAAAGTTACCGGCGATGAGGGGAGGCTTCCTACAGAACCCGAGAGAAACACCGTTGGGGTTTCTATTAGTAATTTTCTTAGGCACATCGGTGAGGACAATCTGGGCATTGAGATTGAACTGCATAAAAAAATGCCTTTAGGAAGCGGCTTAGGCTCTAGTGCGGCAAGTTCTGTAGCAGGCGTTTTTGCTGTCAATCAACTGCTAGGGAATCCTTTTAAGCAAGAAGATTTGCTGCCTTTTGCAATGGAGGGCGAGCGTATAGCATGTGGATCTGCCCATGCCGATAATGTAGCGCCAGCTTTGTTTGGAGGCTTTGTTTTGGTTAGAAGCTATGACCCACTTGACGTGGTTCGTATTCCTGTTCCAGAAAATCTTTTTTGCACAATTATACACCCACAAATAGAAGTTCAGACCAAAGATGCTCGTTCTATTCTACGCAAACAAATCCCGATGAAAGACGCAGTAGTCCAATGGGGAAATGTTGCAGGGTTAATTTCTGGACTTTTCATGTCTGACTATGACCTTATAGGACGTTCTATGCAGGATGTGATTGTTGAACCAGTAAGGTCTATTTTAATTCCAGGCTATCATGAGGTTAAAGAAAGTGCCTTGCAGGCTGGAGCATTAGGCTGTGGAATCTCTGGCTCAGGACCATCTCTGTTTGCGCTTAGCAAGGATGAAGATACTGCTAAATCAGTAGGGGAGGAAATGTCTAGGGCCTTTCAGCGGATGCAGATTGGTAGCGAAGTTTATGTGTCCAGGATCAATAACGAAGGGCCTTTGATCATAGAGTAG
- the thrC gene encoding threonine synthase, which translates to MRLYSTRHQAPEVDFKEAVFKGLPSDNGLFMPHSIPSLPESFFNNIDQLSFQEIALQVSSKLIGDEIPEDRLKDIIYDMLSFDAPVVNIHDNMHVLELFHGPSFAFKDFGARFMARVMAFFLEQEQKEINILVATSGDTGSAVAQGFLGMPGIKVTILYPSGKVSEIQEKQLTTLGQNVTALEVQGTFDDCQRLVKEAFLDEQLNKDFNLSSANSINISRLVPQSFYYFYAYAQLKKQGKPLVFSVPSGNFGNLCGGLIAKRMGLPVHRFIASTNVNDIVPKYLFDGNFSPRESIMTISNAMDVGNPSNFFRLTDLYGNDIEKIRSEITGKSYTDEQTRNIMTQVYEKHGYVLDPHGAVGYLGLRDYLKESGDDANGVFLATAHPAKFLDIVEGTINKKVEIPESLQKAVKQEKKSIPLKPTFEGLKNYLYSK; encoded by the coding sequence ATGAGGTTATATAGCACCAGGCATCAAGCCCCGGAGGTTGATTTCAAAGAGGCGGTTTTTAAAGGATTGCCATCTGACAACGGGTTGTTCATGCCTCATTCTATTCCGTCTTTGCCGGAATCATTCTTTAACAATATTGACCAACTTTCTTTTCAGGAGATTGCTTTACAAGTAAGCAGTAAACTGATCGGAGACGAAATTCCGGAAGATCGTTTGAAAGATATTATTTACGATATGCTCTCTTTTGATGCCCCTGTCGTAAATATACATGACAATATGCATGTGCTGGAGCTGTTTCACGGTCCTTCTTTTGCTTTCAAGGATTTTGGAGCGAGGTTTATGGCAAGGGTCATGGCTTTCTTTTTGGAGCAGGAGCAAAAGGAAATAAATATTCTGGTAGCTACCTCAGGAGATACAGGAAGTGCTGTCGCTCAAGGCTTCTTGGGAATGCCTGGTATTAAAGTTACTATTTTATATCCAAGTGGAAAAGTAAGCGAGATTCAGGAAAAACAGTTGACCACCTTAGGGCAAAATGTTACAGCTCTTGAAGTGCAAGGTACTTTTGATGACTGCCAACGCTTGGTTAAAGAAGCTTTCCTTGATGAGCAGCTTAATAAAGACTTCAACCTAAGCTCAGCCAACTCTATCAATATCAGTAGACTTGTACCACAGTCTTTTTATTATTTTTATGCTTATGCTCAATTAAAGAAGCAAGGCAAACCTTTGGTTTTCTCTGTACCTAGCGGAAACTTTGGAAACTTATGTGGAGGGCTTATAGCAAAAAGAATGGGACTTCCTGTTCACAGGTTTATAGCCTCTACCAATGTGAATGACATAGTCCCTAAATATCTTTTTGATGGAAACTTTAGCCCAAGGGAATCTATCATGACCATTTCAAATGCCATGGATGTGGGTAACCCTAGCAACTTCTTTAGGTTGACTGATCTTTATGGCAACGATATAGAGAAAATCAGGTCTGAAATAACTGGTAAGTCCTATACCGATGAGCAGACTCGGAATATCATGACACAGGTGTATGAAAAGCATGGATATGTATTGGATCCGCATGGTGCTGTAGGGTATTTGGGACTTAGAGATTACTTGAAAGAGTCTGGTGATGATGCTAATGGCGTTTTTCTTGCTACAGCCCACCCAGCGAAGTTTTTAGATATAGTAGAAGGTACTATTAACAAGAAAGTAGAGATTCCTGAAAGTTTACAAAAAGCCGTAAAACAGGAAAAGAAAAGTATTCCGCTCAAGCCAACTTTTGAGGGACTTAAAAACTACTTATACAGTAAATAA
- a CDS encoding cold shock domain-containing protein: MNTGTIKFFDETKGFGFIREDHTNQEIFIHATGLKEKVAQNDKVSFEIVEGKKRQNAVNVQKV, translated from the coding sequence ATGAATACAGGTACTATTAAATTCTTTGATGAAACTAAAGGGTTTGGTTTTATTAGAGAGGATCACACTAATCAAGAAATATTTATCCATGCAACGGGATTAAAAGAGAAAGTTGCCCAAAATGATAAAGTTTCTTTTGAAATAGTGGAAGGAAAAAAAAGGCAAAATGCTGTAAATGTGCAGAAGGTCTAG
- a CDS encoding glycosyltransferase family 9 protein has translation MPKILIIRFSSIGDIVLTTPVIRNLRKQIGDIELHYCTQKSFRSIIEHNPYLHKVHYLDNNMGNLIEALKKEEYDYVIDLHNNLRTAQIKLKLRTKAFSFNKLNIQKWLYVNFKINKMPDLHIVDRYMETVEPLNVYNDYLGLDYFIPSADEVKKESLPESHQNGFVAFAIGAQHYTKRLPEEKIIEFCEKINKPLVLLGGKEDKAVGDKIEKHFKTNKSNIIYNACGKYNLNQSASLVKQASLVFSHDTGLMHIAAAFKKEIYSIWGNTTPSLGMYPYLTKFHIIENNDLSCRPCSKIGYSRCPKKHFKCMRDLKPAFEIH, from the coding sequence ATGCCCAAAATTTTAATCATAAGGTTTTCATCCATTGGAGATATAGTACTTACCACCCCCGTTATCAGAAATCTACGAAAGCAGATTGGCGATATAGAACTACACTATTGTACCCAAAAAAGCTTTCGTTCAATAATAGAACACAATCCCTACCTGCACAAAGTCCATTATTTGGACAATAACATGGGAAACCTGATTGAAGCATTAAAAAAAGAGGAATATGACTATGTTATAGATCTTCACAATAACTTAAGAACGGCCCAAATAAAACTTAAATTAAGAACCAAAGCCTTTAGTTTTAATAAACTAAACATACAAAAGTGGCTCTATGTTAATTTCAAGATCAACAAAATGCCTGATCTACACATTGTAGACAGGTATATGGAAACCGTAGAACCCTTGAATGTTTACAATGACTATCTGGGCTTGGACTATTTTATTCCTTCGGCAGATGAAGTTAAAAAAGAGTCACTACCTGAGAGTCACCAAAACGGATTTGTTGCTTTTGCCATAGGCGCACAGCATTATACCAAAAGGTTACCGGAGGAGAAAATTATAGAGTTTTGCGAAAAAATTAATAAACCATTGGTACTTCTTGGAGGAAAAGAAGATAAGGCAGTAGGGGATAAAATAGAAAAACACTTTAAAACCAACAAAAGCAACATAATTTACAACGCCTGTGGCAAGTATAATCTAAACCAATCTGCGTCTCTGGTAAAACAAGCTTCACTGGTTTTTTCTCATGACACAGGGCTTATGCATATAGCGGCTGCATTTAAAAAAGAGATTTATAGCATATGGGGAAATACGACACCATCATTGGGTATGTATCCTTATTTAACAAAATTTCATATTATAGAAAACAATGATCTTTCTTGTCGGCCATGTTCAAAAATTGGGTACAGTCGCTGTCCAAAAAAACACTTCAAATGCATGAGGGACTTAAAACCTGCATTTGAAATCCACTAA
- a CDS encoding porin family protein, producing MNKSICILFAMLCTSIHCMAQDYLTIGARAGLNIAWQNGYETWVSDNNFRTRVNNQNILGPSFGAHASYELKYWLAVQTEINFLRLGGGVVTTLHDDDLGFEDSRLYDEGMMFRTNHLQMPFLIKFITGEEKLGAFFNLGPYVGYRFSGNTRTALTNYETGDIEGWQQASLDYDGLRRFDAGFVIGGGFMKPLGKGDIFTEVRYTHSFSDMFDIGEAPKGYRGISNRAITISFGYMYPLGKMGWIKEKIDENDVAPEGS from the coding sequence ATGAATAAATCTATATGCATCTTGTTTGCCATGTTATGCACTTCCATTCACTGTATGGCTCAAGATTATCTGACTATAGGAGCAAGGGCTGGATTAAATATTGCCTGGCAAAATGGCTACGAAACATGGGTGTCAGACAATAATTTTAGGACTAGGGTGAACAACCAGAATATTTTAGGCCCATCCTTTGGAGCGCATGCAAGCTACGAGTTAAAATACTGGTTGGCAGTGCAAACAGAGATAAACTTCTTAAGGCTAGGCGGAGGCGTTGTAACCACGCTACATGATGATGATTTAGGCTTTGAAGATAGCCGTCTATACGACGAAGGAATGATGTTCAGAACAAACCACTTACAAATGCCTTTTCTAATCAAGTTTATAACAGGCGAAGAGAAGCTAGGGGCATTTTTCAACCTAGGCCCCTATGTTGGATATAGGTTTTCCGGAAACACCAGGACAGCATTAACAAACTATGAAACAGGAGACATTGAAGGCTGGCAACAGGCAAGCCTAGACTATGATGGGTTAAGAAGGTTTGACGCTGGATTTGTAATAGGTGGCGGCTTTATGAAACCCTTAGGAAAAGGAGATATATTTACTGAAGTCAGGTACACCCACAGCTTTTCAGATATGTTCGACATAGGAGAAGCGCCTAAAGGTTACAGAGGAATTAGCAACCGTGCCATTACCATTAGTTTTGGCTATATGTATCCTTTAGGAAAAATGGGATGGATAAAGGAGAAAATAGACGAAAATGATGTTGCACCGGAAGGGTCCTAG
- the polX gene encoding DNA polymerase/3'-5' exonuclease PolX, protein MDNKDIIKVIKLAASIMELHNENPFKIRQYQSLVFKLEKANNSLSLLSEEEIAATEGIGKNMAAKIKAISETGSFPELSTLLEETPKGLLDIMNLKGLGPKKIRVLWQELNITNTEELRKACEESQVAKLKGFGAKTQDTIKQGLAFLEQQKDKFLYAEVEELAYSLEKLIKESPYAENACLAGDIRRKMEIVHNLQILVACTEFQAMHSFLDSLEGIKKDVAASAPFAWRGKHESGLNIEVKMYPPAEFGGRLYIHSASKEHLIQEVSPGKNFISIVNEHKFKTESDLLAHLELPNIDPEYREGFDEISLCKEGKAPCLVTYEDLKGILHNHTTYSDGVHSLEEMAAYCKNLGFEYLGISDHSKTAYYAGGLTEEDILKQHAEIDELNKKLTPFKIFKGIESDILNDGALDYEDSVLASFDFIVASVHANLKMTEEKATQRLITAIENPYTTILGHATGRLLLRREGYPIDHKKVIDACAANNVVIEINANPRRLDMDWRWIRYAISKNVMISINPDAHKTEGYHDMKYGVYMGRKAGLTKEMTFNALSLSEIEKFFAQRKKAVGV, encoded by the coding sequence TTGGACAACAAAGATATAATAAAAGTAATAAAGCTAGCGGCTTCTATCATGGAGCTGCACAATGAAAACCCGTTTAAAATAAGGCAGTACCAAAGCCTAGTTTTTAAACTGGAAAAAGCCAACAATAGCCTCAGCCTGCTGTCAGAGGAAGAAATTGCCGCTACAGAAGGCATAGGTAAAAATATGGCTGCAAAGATTAAAGCCATATCAGAGACCGGTAGTTTCCCAGAGTTGTCAACGCTTTTGGAAGAAACCCCTAAAGGCCTCCTCGATATTATGAACCTAAAAGGTCTAGGCCCTAAAAAAATTCGGGTTTTATGGCAAGAGCTTAACATTACCAATACAGAAGAGCTCCGGAAGGCATGCGAGGAAAGCCAAGTGGCAAAGCTTAAAGGTTTTGGGGCAAAGACCCAAGACACCATCAAGCAAGGACTCGCGTTTCTTGAGCAGCAAAAAGATAAGTTTCTCTATGCAGAGGTAGAAGAGCTAGCCTACTCACTAGAAAAGCTTATTAAAGAATCTCCATACGCAGAGAATGCTTGCCTGGCTGGCGATATACGGCGTAAAATGGAAATTGTCCATAATTTGCAAATACTGGTAGCCTGTACCGAATTTCAAGCCATGCACTCCTTTCTTGACTCCCTAGAAGGCATCAAAAAAGATGTAGCCGCATCAGCCCCGTTTGCCTGGAGAGGAAAACATGAGTCAGGACTTAATATTGAAGTTAAAATGTACCCCCCTGCTGAGTTTGGAGGAAGGTTGTATATACATTCGGCCAGTAAAGAACACCTAATTCAGGAAGTAAGCCCTGGGAAGAACTTCATAAGTATAGTCAATGAGCATAAGTTCAAAACGGAAAGTGATCTGCTGGCACATTTAGAACTTCCCAACATTGACCCAGAATACCGTGAAGGTTTTGATGAAATTTCTTTATGCAAAGAAGGAAAAGCCCCTTGCTTGGTAACTTATGAAGACCTCAAAGGCATACTTCACAACCATACCACATACAGCGACGGAGTTCATTCATTGGAAGAGATGGCCGCTTACTGCAAAAATCTTGGATTTGAGTATTTAGGGATATCAGACCATTCAAAAACTGCTTATTATGCAGGAGGGTTAACAGAAGAGGATATTTTAAAGCAACATGCGGAGATTGATGAGCTGAACAAGAAATTAACTCCATTTAAGATCTTTAAAGGCATAGAGTCTGATATTTTGAACGATGGTGCACTCGATTATGAAGATTCGGTGTTGGCTTCATTTGATTTCATTGTTGCTTCGGTTCATGCAAACCTTAAGATGACAGAAGAAAAAGCGACACAGAGGCTGATTACTGCCATTGAAAATCCTTATACAACCATCCTAGGTCATGCAACTGGCAGGTTATTGCTTAGAAGAGAAGGGTACCCTATAGATCATAAAAAAGTAATTGATGCCTGTGCCGCAAATAATGTGGTCATAGAAATTAACGCCAACCCTAGGCGGTTAGACATGGATTGGAGATGGATCAGGTATGCCATTAGTAAAAATGTGATGATCAGCATCAATCCAGATGCCCATAAAACAGAAGGGTATCACGATATGAAATACGGTGTATATATGGGAAGAAAAGCTGGACTCACCAAAGAAATGACTTTCAATGCACTTTCCCTGAGCGAAATAGAAAAATTCTTTGCCCAACGCAAAAAAGCTGTAGGAGTATAA